The segment GATCGCAACGAAGCCGCAGCGTTCGCCCGGAGCGTCGATCCGGAGCTCGTGCTTCCGGAGCACTACGATACGTTCGAGGCGATCGAAACCGACGCCGAGGCGTTCGCCGCGGACCTCTCCGAGGACGGTATCCGAGTCGAACTGTTCTGATCGTGACGTGCGCGCCGGTCAACAGACGGAGAGTTTGATACGGATTACTGTAACGATTTACCGGCGCACCCGCGACCCGGGCGGCGGGTGCGCCGGCAACGATTTACAGTAAACCGTATGAGGGGATTTGGTCACTGAATCCGACCGTATTATCCACGAGTCATACAGGAAGAACGAAACCTATAGACGAACAGAAAGTCGCTATCGACGCCTCTAATCCCTTTGGAAGTGCTGTTAATGCCGTTGCAGATGTACCCGATTACGAGAACCATGACATCGATAGCTGACATAGAAATTCCAGCCGACGGAACCGGATTGGGGGAGCTCTTCGACGACGTCCCCGGGCTGACCTGTGAGATGGAACGCGTTATCGCCTCGAGCGGCCACGGCCTGTGGCTCGCTGGTAGCTCCCGATCGAAGATCGAGGACGCCCTCACGGACGCAGCAGCGATCGACACGTACTCGTGCATCACTGATGACGAAGAACGGTATCTGTACGACATCGAGTTCGACGACGGGACCGTCGATCCCTTCGAAGTCGTCCTCGAGCAGAACGGAACGGTTCTGAGCGCGTCGGCGTCGAACGGATCCTGGCTGTTGAGCGTTCGCGTCATCGATCGAGAAAACGTCAGCACGCTGTACGACCGGCTGGTCGAGTACGACGTTTCACCGACCATCGTCCGGCTGTTCGATCTAGCCGAAGAGAGCCGCACCCAGTGTGGCCTGACCGCGCGCCAGTACGAGACGTTGGTCGCTGCGATCGATCACGGCTACTTCGAGATCCCACGCGAAGTCTCGATGCAGGAACTTTCGGACGAGCTCGACATCTCCCACCAGGCGCTGTCAGAGCGCCTCCGTCGGGCGTACCGAGCGCTCGTCACCTCCGAACTCAACGTCACCGAGGAAGAAGCCACCGCACCGCCGCTTGCCTCGGACTAGCACACGCAACACGGGTCGTCGTCGGTACGCCCCCTCGTCCCGCCGACGAAGAGATCGAAATTTGGCAATCACTCGTTGTAGACTCGCCCCTACCTTTTTGTACGGGGTTGCTAATCGAATAGGCGTGACCGTTGATCCGTTCAACCGCGGTAAACATCACGGCGCAGTCGTCGTCGGGAGCCTCGCGCTCGCATCGCTGTTGTGGGCGGTGGGATATCCGTTTTCGCGGATTGTCGCCGCCATCCCGTGGTTTCTTCTATTTTTGGTGATGATCATCGGCCCGGTCACGAAGATCTGGCCGTCGATCAGTCGCCGCTATTCGGGGAACTTCCCGTTGAACTGGCGATCGGAACTCGGAATCTGGTTCGTGGGTTGGTCGCTGGCACACGTGGCCCTCGTGTTCCGATCGATGGGGTGGGACGTCGTCGGATTCGTCGTTGGCATGAGCGCGTGGGCGTTCGCCGCAACGGTCGGAGTGATCATCGCCGTGATTCTGGCGATCACCTCGAACAACGTGGCCTACCAGTATCTCGGGCCGAAAGCCTGGAAGTGGCACCAGAGTCACGGAACGTACGTCATGTTCTGGCTCCTGACGGTACACATCTATGATCAGACGTTCCTTCGGGGAGGGGTTCCGCCGGAGGATCCGCTTCACTTGCTGTACGTGGCCACTATTCTCGTCGTCGTGGGGTTGCACATTTGGGCGTTCCTTACCGTCGTCTTCCACTACCGAACGCACGGTTCGTATCCACCGAACATCTAGTGAGAGTACTGGCTACACTCAGAGTGTTCAGTAACAACGAGGACGCTCGTTCGACGCGCCAAAGCCGGCGGAGAAGATAGTTCATTGCGGAGCCGTCGTCTCGAGGTCGGTCCCGATTGACTGCTGATACGGTCTGCTGTAAGTCAGTACCGACGTATCCGGAGACCGGGTGCCGGATGCGCCGGTAAACAGTTACAGCAGACCGTATGACACGAAAGCTACGGTGATTCGTTTGCTTATTCGCTCGAGACCGGATGGATCAATCGGGCTATGCACTCTTGAGTAGCCGAAGCGCGATTCCGACGAGGATTACCAGGATTCCGGAAATCGTCGCGATCGGCGGAATCGGAACGAAAAGCAACACGACACCAGCGAGGATGACGACCGTCGAGAGTCGAACCATGTGGGTCGTTCGACGACTGGCGAAGTAGAATTGTGGCCGGCATTCTCAGCTAGCCACGTCTCACTCGATCGTTCCGACGATCTCCTCGAGATCGACGTCCGACTCGATCAGCCGGTACTCTCCGCCCTCGAGCGAAACCACGCCTTCGTGATGGAGGTGATCGAGGTGTGCGAAGGCCTCCCCGGGACCGTGAACGATGTGGATACCCGACAGGTCGCCAAACAGATGGGCGCTGACGGTCCACGGATCGGCCGGGCCGTGTTCTTCGAGAACGTCGAGAACCCGTTCGGTTCGGTCGCGGTGGTGATCGGCGATCGCCAGCGCGCGGTCGGTCGGCTCGTCGATGGGATCGCGGTGACCGGGCCAAACTCGGTCGTAGTCACGGTCGACGATCGTTCGAAGCGTCTCGAGATACTGCTCGAGCGGTCGATCGACTCGGACGTCAGCTCCGCCGACGTTCGGCGTGTAGACCGGTAAAATGGCGTCGCCGACGAACGCCTCGCTACCGTCCCCACCATCGCCGCCGTCGACGATCTCGAAGCAACAGAGCCCGGCCGCGTGCCCGGGTGCGTGAACGGTTTCGATCGTCCGTCCACCAACCTCGAGGATCGTCCCGTCCTCGATCGGCGTGGCGTCCGCCGGTTTTCCGTCGATCTCCCTCGTTCCATCGAGTATCGAGAGAAGCTCTGCAGTTGCCTCCGCCGGAACGCCCCAGACGTCGAGGAGCTCCCGTCGTCTCTCATCGAGTTCCGTCATCGCCTCGGGGTCGTGTTCGACGAGCGGCGCGTCGGCCTCGTGAACGAAGACGGTCGCGTCACTTTCGGCCTGAATCTCACCGGCGAGTCCCGCGTGGTCGACGTGAAAGTGGGTGAGAACGATATCGTCGACGTCCTCGAGTCCGTAGCCACGCGCGGCGAGACCGTCCTCGAGATCCGCTCGAATGTCCGGCGCGGAGACGCCGGTGTCGACGAGAGCGAGATCGTCGGTCTCCTCGTCGAGGAGAACGTAGACGTTGTTTCGCCCCTCAAATTCGTCGTTCCCCAGCGTGATTCGGTCCATGGTCGAACCCATTCTCCGGCGAGTATTAACGTGACTGATCGCGGAACGCTGATCGCTCTGTAGGTCCACGTTCGGGACAGCGCTTTCCTCGCTGGACAAACTACGTCGAATCGAAACCGATGCAACCGGTCGTTCACCTGATAATCGGATACCTCTGTTATGCGGTTTACACCCGCTGGCAGCGCGACGAGGTGCCTACCGATCGGGGAGCACTCGTGGCGATCGTCGCCGCGGCGCTGCCGGATCTCGTGGATAAGCCGCTCGCGGCCGCCGGGGTCGTACCCGTCGGACGAACCGTCGGTCACTCGTTGCTGGTCGTCGTTCCGGTCACTCTCGCCGTCTGGCTCGCCGCAGACCGATACGGTCGTCGAACGCTGGGAACCGCGTTCGCTATCGGGCTGCTTTCACACGTCGTAACTGACGTCCCCTGGCACGTTCTCTCCGGAGAGTTCCACGAACTCGGTTTTCTCCTCTGGCCGATCACGGAAATGCCGTCGTACATCGGAATCAAGCCCCTCGGTACGGTCCCTATCCTCGGGGTAGAGGCGACGACGCTGTGGCTCGAGGCGGTTATCTTCGTCGTCGGAGTCGCGCTGTGGATCCGCGACGGAAAGCCTGGATTCGACCCCATCGCGGAGCGGCTACTTCGGTAACTTCGCTCGTCTCGACGACCGCCCAACGTCGTGAACCGATGGAACGGTTTCGCGTCGCAATCTATCGATCTGACTTGCGGTCGCGAACCGACGGTTCAACTCACCGTTCGGTCTCGTTCGACTCGAGGTCCGCCGGCGTCTCGGGTTCGACGTCCGCGAGTCGCATCGCGTTGCCCGTCACACCGAGGCTCATCCCCATGTCCCCGATGAGGACCGCATGGATGACGGTGACGATACCGACCGGGGTTCCGGCGGCGAGGACGGCCTTCACCGCGAGACTTGCCCAGATGTTCTGTCGAATGACGTCGTTGGCCTTCCCAGAGAGTTCGTAGAGATACGGCAATCGAGTGAGATCGTCGCCCATCAGCGCCACGTCGGCGGTCTCGAGCGCCGTGTCGGTTCCCGCGGCACCCATCGCGATACCGACGGTCGCGGTGGCGAGTGCGGGGGCGTCGTTGATCCCGTCACCGACCATGGCGACGTGACCGCGTTCGTCCCCGCCAGTTCCGTGCTCGCGCTCGAGTCGGTCGATCCACTCGAGTTTCTCGTCGGGGAGCAACTCGGCGTGGTACTCGTCGATGCCGACCTCGGCCGCGATCGCACGGGCGGTCCCCTCGTTGTCGCCGGTGAGCATGACGACGCCGACGCCCTGATCCTGCAGTCGCGAGACGGCCCACTTCGCTTCCGGCCGGACCCGATCCGAGACGGCGACGATCCCGAACGGCTGGTCGGCGGTTCCGACGATGACGACCGTCTTCCCCTCGGCCTCGAGTCTCGGAAGGACGTCCTCGAGCACGTCGAGACAGCCCGCGCGGTCGCACTGAGACGTCGACTCGTAGCCCATCGACTCGAGCGTCACCCCTCCGTCGGTCGTCGCGTGGGCGTGAGAGAGGTTCGCCAGCC is part of the Natrarchaeobius halalkaliphilus genome and harbors:
- a CDS encoding helix-turn-helix domain-containing protein, which translates into the protein MTSIADIEIPADGTGLGELFDDVPGLTCEMERVIASSGHGLWLAGSSRSKIEDALTDAAAIDTYSCITDDEERYLYDIEFDDGTVDPFEVVLEQNGTVLSASASNGSWLLSVRVIDRENVSTLYDRLVEYDVSPTIVRLFDLAEESRTQCGLTARQYETLVAAIDHGYFEIPREVSMQELSDELDISHQALSERLRRAYRALVTSELNVTEEEATAPPLASD
- a CDS encoding transporter; this translates as MVRLSTVVILAGVVLLFVPIPPIATISGILVILVGIALRLLKSA
- a CDS encoding MBL fold metallo-hydrolase, with protein sequence MDRITLGNDEFEGRNNVYVLLDEETDDLALVDTGVSAPDIRADLEDGLAARGYGLEDVDDIVLTHFHVDHAGLAGEIQAESDATVFVHEADAPLVEHDPEAMTELDERRRELLDVWGVPAEATAELLSILDGTREIDGKPADATPIEDGTILEVGGRTIETVHAPGHAAGLCCFEIVDGGDGGDGSEAFVGDAILPVYTPNVGGADVRVDRPLEQYLETLRTIVDRDYDRVWPGHRDPIDEPTDRALAIADHHRDRTERVLDVLEEHGPADPWTVSAHLFGDLSGIHIVHGPGEAFAHLDHLHHEGVVSLEGGEYRLIESDVDLEEIVGTIE
- a CDS encoding metal-dependent hydrolase, encoding MQPVVHLIIGYLCYAVYTRWQRDEVPTDRGALVAIVAAALPDLVDKPLAAAGVVPVGRTVGHSLLVVVPVTLAVWLAADRYGRRTLGTAFAIGLLSHVVTDVPWHVLSGEFHELGFLLWPITEMPSYIGIKPLGTVPILGVEATTLWLEAVIFVVGVALWIRDGKPGFDPIAERLLR